Proteins co-encoded in one Theileria equi strain WA chromosome 3, complete sequence genomic window:
- a CDS encoding hypothetical protein (encoded by transcript BEWA_000160A) translates to MMASPGAGSGGGSGTAEEKSTIRRFAMFMAGFSLLQTLRVAITAGRFAVVRFGIPSGQIGIFINSIHHSMETAGDVGLFLMSLYVLFSDRNKTADYIVSVTAIWGLFMMNLLLIVAYSVGGERGCLTFYYWVLVIASLGFGLDESISITIGVADVAYFGLGMPLSGIMACLYHAVYLYFAEKFQWSDTYFWIVIGQIVISALVSGIAAIVWTIAYWDPGGTQASGEATTSPPSGPSQGPKGGLWTRAGNAISNMLMCLCGMSCIYAFYPAIAPYQFVSPEAGHLIDLALLFTSAIPSLVIAAVCSWTTKGPDRPWKGEYAWWHATWLFMIPYVIAMTLCIFAIHYPNWRSSRAIYGNIWTTGVITVTLKCCEETLKGVANSGVGMQAECKDGDGQLSALNALTAQFTMDIVAYIGGGYVKAITKYDRDNWPTKHYGFWRSLGFWLGSALSGGLKCVRESFTTDIRSNLITGNEVLFIVYADE, encoded by the coding sequence ATGATGGCTAGTCCCGGGGCTGGAAGTGGAGGAGGCAGTGGAACAGCCGAGGAGAAGTCTACCATCCGAAGGTTTGCCATGTTCATGGCTGGATTCTCGCTTCTACAGACTTTGCGTGTTGCCATTACGGCGGGAAGGTTTGCAGTGGTTAGGTTTGGCATTCCTAGTGGACAGATTGGCATTTTCATCAACtccattcaccattccATGGAGACAGCTGGAGATGTTGGTCTCTTCCTAATGTCGTTGTACGTCCTGTTTAGTGATCGTAACAAGACTGCTGACTACATTGTATCCGTCACTGCCATTTGGGGTCTCTTTATGATGAACTTACTGTTGATAGTGGCATATTCAGTTGGAGGTGAACGTGGATGCTTGACATTTTACTACTGGGTTCTCGTTATTGCTTCCCTAGGATTTGGTTTGGATGAATCTATATCCATTACCATTGGAGTTGCAGATGTTGCATACTTTGGTCTTGGTATGCCCCTCTCTGGTATCATGGCTTGTCTATACCATGCCGTATATCTCTACTTTGCCGAGAAGTTCCAGTGGTCTGACACATACTTTTGGATAGTGATTGGACAAATTGTGATATCAGCATTGGTTTCCGGTATTGCAGCCATTGTATGGACCATTGCATATTGGGATCCAGGGGGTACACAAGCTTCAGGAGAAGCTACCACTAGTCCACCTAGTGGGCCTAGTCAAGGGCCAAAAGGAGGTTTATGGACGAGAGCTGGAAACGCTATATCTAATATGCTAATGTGTCTCTGCGGAATGAGTTGCATCTATGCCTTCTATCCAGCCATAGCACCGTATCAATTTGTGAGTCCAGAGGCTGGTCATTTGATAGATTTAGCCTTGCTATTCACAAGTGCCATTCCTTCTCTCGTCATTGCAGCTGTATGCTCATGGACTACTAAGGGTCCGGACAGACCATGGAAAGGTGAGTATGCATGGTGGCACGCAACATGGCTGTTTATGATTCCCTATGTGATAGCAATGACCTTGTGTATCTTTGCTATCCACTACCCCAATTGGAGAAGCTCAAGGGCAATTTATGGCAACATATGGACTACAGGTGTGATCACAGTTACTCTGAAATGCTGTGAAGAGACTCTAAAGGGTGTAGCCAACAGCGGTGTTGGAATGCAGGCTGAGtgtaaagatggagatggCCAACTGTCAGCTCTGAATGCTCTTACAGCCCAGTTTACCATGGACATTGTTGCATACATTGGCGGTGGTTATGTCAAGGCTATTACAAAGTACGATAGAGACAACTGGCCAACTAAACACTATGGATTCTGGAGGTCACTAGGATTTTGGTTAGGAAGTGCTCTTTCTGGTGGATTAAAATGTGTCCGTGAATCCTTTACTACGGACATTAGATCAAATCTGATAACTGGGAATGAGGTCTTGTTTATTGTCTATGCTGATGAGTAA
- a CDS encoding signal peptide-containing protein (encoded by transcript BEWA_000170A) yields the protein MNAIVALISAVSVFAASAAFVDFGAADLGFAGLHGAGALVKGVHHGAHVAHFVAGGEVVDGLKCGAHFSWVAPAGKAVKEVLAFSHCKKGGLVLFHLTFTDGTEGFFHFFGGVAVPVSHHVWLAKLAKGVCKHAPAFFGLPHHALLADLAHVLA from the coding sequence ATGAACGCTATTGTTGCTTTGATCTCTGCTGTCAGCGTCTTCGCTGCCTCCGCTGCTTTCGTTGACTTTGGCGCTGCCGACCTTGGCTTCGCTGGCCTCCATGGTGCCGGTGCTCTCGTCAAGGGTGTTCACCATGGCGCCCATGTTGCTCACTTCGTCGCCGGTGGTGAGGTTGTCGATGGTCTCAAGTGCGGTGCTCACTTCTCCTGGGTTGCTCCAGCTGGCAAGGCCGTCAAGGAAGTCTTGGCTTTCTCTCACTGCAAGAAAGGTGGTCTTGTTTTGTTCCATCTTACCTTCACTGATGGTACTGAGGGcttcttccacttctttGGCGGTGTTGCTGTCCCAGTTTCTCACCATGTCTGGTTGGCTAAGCTCGCCAAGGGTGTCTGCAAGCATGCTCCAGCCTTCTTTGGCTTGCCACATCATGCTCTTTTGGCTGACTTGGCTCATGTCTTGGCTTAA
- a CDS encoding hypothetical protein (encoded by transcript BEWA_000180A) yields the protein MISEERSSVGSLLSRGNLQRKSSHLNKTIGDDNVGMQTAASEISTSRAETIKGVTNPTLISTSDVADNRSTLSLVEGQCLPESNQKIFSKWVRACDHTESKQGDILPLKKQQKHDDNGRIGPKLIVKQTGTTYRASFQTDDKEFNNDILGTRRLYYNLADVRLALTLDELQCGPEFNQKNFLYKQVATCKTTQCRRGINITFKKQGGNKTMALIVIVEEPVSLSRRFTGILSKRINSNGQEIKVRSKYSRKILFIKACSDYSPNLQETVVSTRV from the coding sequence atgatttccGAGGAAAGGTCTTCTGTAGGCTCGTTGTTAAGCCGagggaacctccagaggaagtcatcacacctgaataaaacaatagggGACGACAACGTCGGAATGCAAACTGCAGCGAgtgaaatctcaacttcacgagctgaaacgataaaaggtgtcacaaatccaacattaatatcaacaagtgatgtagctgacaacaggtctacgttatccctcgttgaagggcaatgcctacctgaatctaatcaaaaaattttttctaaatgggtacgagcttgcgatcatacagagagtaaacagggagacatattgcctcttaaaaagcaacaaaaacatgatgataatggaagaataggacCCAAACTaatcgttaaacaaactggtacaacctaccgtgcatcattccaaactgacgacaaagagttcaacaatgacatacttggcactagaagactttattataatctagctgacgtaaggttagcgttaaccctggacgaattgcaatgtggacctgaatttaatcaaaaaaacttcttatataaacaggtggcgacttgtaaaactacccagtgtagacgggggataaacataacttttaaaaagcaaggcggtaataaaactatggcgcttatagtaatcgttgaagaaccagtaagtctctctaggagatttactggaatcctcagtaagaggataaactcaaatggtcaagaaatcaaggtcaggtcgaaatacagtcgaaaaatcttatttataaaggcctgttctgattattccccaaacctacaggaaactgtagtgtctacaagggtgtag